The stretch of DNA CAACTCCGTGTCGTCGGTCAGCAACACATTTGGACAGGACTTCCCGCTGGGCCAGGTGGAGGTGGGTCTGGACTATGACTGCGCGGCCCAGGCCCTGCGGGTGGCCCTGCTGCAGGGCAAGGACCTCTTGGAGCGCGAGGAGGCCGCATTCGCCTCCTGCTTCATGCGCGTCAGCCTGCTGCCCGACGAGCAGATTGTGGGCATCTCCCGGGTAAGTGGGGGCACCGCCCTGGGTGCCGGGAACCGCTgtccctccccgcccccaccccgccctgGCACTCAGAGGGGACCCagagcggggtgggggggtgggagggggggagacagagccaCCCAGCtggtggtggggagcagggccctgGAGCCTGACTGCTGGGGTTCAAATCCTGCCGCCCCCACTTCCTGGCAGCATGACCCCGAGGAAGTCGCTTCAGCTTGTGGTGACGCAGTTCCCTCTTCTGTGGGGCGCGTGACATCTTGGAAAAGGGAATGCGGGGTTCTTTGTTGTGTAGGTGGGTGGGCTGGTTGGCTTTTCAGAGgtggaacctcaagcatgtgcactttctttttaattttttttttatttgtttaggatagagatggagaaattgagtggaaaggggagattgaagagggagagagagacccgcagctttgcttcaccacttgtgaagctgcccccacccccgaagctggggaccagaggcttgaaccctggcccccaCACTtgtgcagtttctttctttctttttttaattttttctttttaaaatatttatttatttatttattcccttttgttgcccttgttgtcttattgttgtagttattattgatgtcatcgttgttggataggacagagagaaatggagagaggaggggaagacagagagggggagagaaagacagacacccgcaga from Erinaceus europaeus unplaced genomic scaffold, mEriEur2.1 scaffold_623, whole genome shotgun sequence encodes:
- the SYT12 gene encoding synaptotagmin-12, which codes for MAVDVTEYHLSVIQSPPGWEVGVYAAGALALLGITAVSLWKLWTSGSFPSPSPFPNYDYRYLQQKYGETYEEARQKRVAAWNTQRASTQGPLSRKGSLGMEDTLDSISELGPLELMGRELDLAPYGPLRKSQSADSLNSVSSVSNTFGQDFPLGQVEVGLDYDCAAQALRVALLQGKDLLEREEAAFASCFMRVSLLPDEQIVGISRVSGGTALGAGNRCPSPPPPRPGTQRGPRAGWGGGRGGDRATQLVVGSRALEPDCWGSNPAAPTSWQHDPEEVASACGDAVPSSVGRVTSWKRECGVLCCVGGWAGWLFRGGTSSMCTFFLIFFLFV